The Synechococcus sp. RS9916 DNA segment ATCTGCACGGCTGCCGGGCGCACCTGGTTGATCAGCGCCAGCAGTGCGCTGGGCTCGCTGAGGTGGCTCACCAGAACGCCACTGACGAAAGGCGGAAGCGTCGCAAGAATCGCGCGTGCATCGGCTGCGCTGACGAAATGGGCGCTGGGGTGGAGCTGGCCCACCAGCACTCCCACTGCATCGGCTCCCAGCCGTGCTGCCGTAAGGGCGTCGTCGGGGCGACGGATACCGCAGATCTTCACGCGCATCTGCTGTTTTGCATGCCCCCAACACGATGGCAGGATGCCGAAACTGCCGCTCGGTCGCCCGTGCCCCTGATCAACGTGCGCACCTCCCTTGCCTCTGTTGACGATGCCGAGGTTCTGCTCAAACAGTTGTCGGCCCTGCTTGCTGAGCAGACCGGCAAGCCTGAGGCCTACGTGATGACGCTGATGGAGACCGGAGTGCCCATGACCTTCGCGGGCAGCACCGATCCCTGCGCTTATGTGGAGGTCAAGTCGATCGGAGCACTGAAGCCACCGGCGATGACGGCGGTCTTCAGTGAGCTGATCAGTGCGCGCACCGGCATCCCCGCCAATCGCATCTACATCGGTTTCGACGATGTGCAGGCCAGTGCCTGGGGGTGGAACGGCCGCACCTTTGGTTGACCCTGGTTTGCGCCAATAAAAAAGCCGAGGCCCCCACCTCGACTTTGCCCCCATCCCATTCAGGCTTGATGCCCGTGGACCCAGGATGGTTCCCCTGCATCCCGTTGGCTCTGGGCGATTGTGCTTATTTTTTGGCCGCAGAAAATTCCCTCCCGGGCGGGTGAACGATCGCTACGGAATCGCCCTCCCCTCTTAGGCAGAGGTGGCTGCGGTGTCGAGCCGTATGGAGCCGACATCGATCAACTGCAGCAGGGTTTGCCGCAACTTCTGCTCTTGGTGGTCAAGGTCCTGACGCAACAACAGAGCGCGGTAATCGGCATCGGAGATGCGGTTGTGGAGGCGCGCCTCCAGGTAGAGCTCCACCATGAATCGGCCCGACGGGGCTGAGCAGGGCATGACCCTATGTGCTGGGCGTTGCGGTCGTGATCGCCGTTGGTTCGGCTAACCGGCAGCAGGCTGCTGGGCCTCTCGGTTGCCGGCTTGCTTGCGTCACAATCACGATCCGATCGGCACTCAGGCGATGAAAGCGATTGTCAAGGGCACTGTGATTGCGGAGAGCACCGATCTTGAAATGGTCGATGGCAATCCCTATTTCCCCCGTGCAGCGATGCGGGCTGCGTACTTCCGTGATTCCAGACTCACCACGGTGTGTGGGTGGAAAGGAACCGCCCGTTACTGGGATGTGGTGGTCGATGGAGAGGTTCTCCAGAATGTGGTCTGGAGTTACGAAACCCCCAAGCCGGCTGCGGAGGCCATCCGTGAACGCTTCGCCTTCTACCGCGGCAAAGGGGTCGACCTGGTGGATTGATGGATCCGGTCGATTCGCCGCGGTGGCTGCGTTGCTGCTTGTGATCGCGTGCAGGCGGTGTCAACGGGTGTGACTCGTAGGATCGGCGGCGCTGTCCATCGCCCCCCATGGCCAATCTCGACCAGGCTCCGAGCCGCAGCATGCCCAACCTGCTGCACGTGCTGCCGGCCTTCGCCGATGAGGCGGAGCTGCGCCTGAACACGATCGTGGAGCTCAACTCCAACACGATCAACAAATACGAGCTGATCACCGAGACCGGTCACCTCAAGCTCGACCGCGTTGGCTATTCCTCCCTGGCGTATCCGTTTGCCTACGGCTGCATTCCCCGCACCTGGGACGAAGATGGCGATCCTCTCGACATCGAGATCGTGGGCGTGACTGAGCCCCTGATCCCCGGCTCCATCGTTGAAGCCCGCATCATCGGCATCATGACCTTCGATGACGGCGGTGAAGTCGACGACAAAGTGATCGCCGTGCTTGCGGATGACAAGCGCATGGATCACATCAAGAGCTGGGAAGACCTTGGCGACCACTGGAAGAAGGAAACCACCTACTACTGGGAGCACTACAAGGATCTGAAGAAGCCTGGCACCTGCAGCGTCAACGGCTTCTTCGGCACTGAGAAGGCTGTGGAGATCATCAAGAGCTGCGAGGCCCGTTATATGGCTGAGATCGACCCCAAGCTGGTCGACTGAGTTCAGGCGCAGGCGTCTTGATACAGAACAGGCGGGGGAGACCCCGCCTTTGCTTTGTCTTCATGCCGTCAGTGCTGTTTTTTCTCTGACCGATATTTAGGTTGAGACCAGCGGGTCTAGCGGGTCTCATGTCAATTCGCGTTGTGTCGGTTTTCCGTTCGTCTGCGGCTGTGTTGGCGGCGTCCCTGGTGGTGTCTGTGGCAGCTCCAGTCGTGACCAGAGCGGCTGATCCCCAGGTGGCGAGTCTCACCGTGGGAGCAGAAACCCGCATTCATCTCGATCTGGCCAGCCGCAGGATCAGCGTGATCCGTGATGGCCAGCAACTGGGCCTGTGGCCTGTGGCCATTGGAGATCCCAAGACCCCCACCCCGGCAGGGGTCTTCAAGGTGGAGAACATGCGGATCAATCCGCAGTACCAGAGCACCAAGTCGGGCAAGGTGCATCCTGTCACCGGTCCTGGTGGTCCCCTGGGGCACCGCTGGATCGGGTTCCTGCAGCAAGGGGAGAATCAGTTCGGAATCCACGGCACCCCTTGGCCTCACTGGGTGAAGATCCGCGCGGCTGTCTCCAATGGGTGTGTCCGCATGCTGAATGCCCACGTCCAGCAGCTCTATGACCTGGTGGACGTGGGCACTCCAGTGATGATCACCCGCTGACGCGGGGATCAGTTGTTGATCACTGAGGGCGCATTTCCTCGAAAATCTCCTTGAGGATTTCGCCGGCGCCCTGGCCTTTGAGGGTGTCTGCCAGTTGTTTGCCGATCGCCTCAGCATCAGCGGTCGTGCCGCTGGCCTGATCGCGGATCAGACGTTTGCCATCGAGGCTGGCCACCATGCCGGTGAGCGTCAGGGTGTCGCCGTCGATCACGGTGTTCACACCGATCGGCACCTGGCAGCCTCCTTCGAGTTCGCGCAGGAACGACCGTTCCGCCAGGCAGCGGGCGGCGGTGGGAGCGTGCTCCAGCACCTTGATCAACTCGAGCACTTCCGGGCTGCCTTCCACGCATTCGATGCCCAGGGCCCCTTGGCCCACGGCATGCAGTGAGATCTCGCTGGGAATGATCTGGTGAATGCGATCGCCGAAGCCCAGGCGGGTCAGGCCTGCAGCAGCAAGGATCAGGCAGTCGTATTCGCCGGAATCGAGCTTCTCGAGGCGGGTGATCACATTGCCGCGCACATCCTTGAACTCAAGGTGGGGGTAGTGGTGACGCAGCTGCGCCAGGCGACGCAGGGAGCTGGTGCCCACCACCGAGCCCGCAGGCAGGGTGTCCAGCTTGTATTGCGCGTTCTTGGCGTTCACCGCCAGGGCGTCAGCGGGATCTTCCCGTTCTGTGATGCAGCCCAGCATCAGGCCTTCCGGCAGGTTGGTGGGGAGATCCTTGAGGGAGTGAACGGCGATCTCGGCCCGGCCCACCAGCATCTGGGCTTCCAGTTCCTTGGTGAACAGGCCCTTGTCGCCGATCTTGGCCAGCGCCACATCCAGGATCTTGTCGCCCTGGGTCGCCATGGCTTCCACGGAAATGGCCAAGCCGGGGTGAGCCTTCTCCAGCTCGGCTTTCACCCAATTGGTCTGCACCATGGCCAGCTGGCTTCGGCGGGAGGCGATGCGCAGTTGCTCGAGGGCCATGAACAGTCACTAGCAGCCGCCCAGACTACGCAGTCGAGCTCTCAGCTTTACGATTCGCCATATGTCGAGATGAGGTCGTCTCCATGCCAGGTCCGGTGGTGAACGGCGTCCGTCAGAACGGCTCCGTCAATCCAGTGCCGCAGCAGCCCGCCGCCGCAGAGGATGCACCTTTTCTTCCCCTGCTGGCTGAAGGCACGATCAAGCTGTTGTTGCTCTGCAGCGGTCAGCTTGTGATCGCCCGCCTGCGCAACACCACCGATCGGGACGGTGCGCCGGCCTATCAGTTGCTGCGGCCTCTTGAGGTGCAACCCAAGCGCGCCATCGATGCCGATGAGGCTGCTGCTGGGGCCAATGCGTCGAGTGGATGGCTGCTGTCTCCGTTTCTGGCTGGTCTCACGTCCCAGAGCAACCTGGTGCTGTTTAAAGGTGCTGTGGCCTCCATCCTCGACCCGGAGCCTCGTTTGATTCAGGCCTACACCACGCGTACCAATCAGGAATGCCCTCCTTCCGACACCCCTGTGGAGCGGTTGAAGCGCGCCTTTCAGGAATTCACCGACAGCATTGAGGCTTGAGGGTTGGCGTTCGTTGCTGGGGCGGCCGCCCCTTAAGCCGTCGCCTCAGGGGCGTTGTTCGACCGCCAGCATCTGGGTGGTGGCCTCCTCTTCCGCGGTAAATGCCACGTCGGGGATTGCCGCGTCGATCGACCTGCGGAAATAGAGCAGCACCTGGTCGCCGATCTTGCCTTCGTAGTAGTGCTGCCAGCCCCGCTTCCCGTAGATGTTCAGCAGGTTCTGGACCTGCAAGGGTGTGTTGGTGGCCTGACTGTTTTGGTAGTGGCTGGCAAATTCCTTTTCAAGGAATTCCTTCGACACCTTGAGTTGTTCGCTGGCCTTCACCGGATCAGGGGCCGGAATCGGCGTCACGTTCACACCCACCACCCGGTACTCGTAGGCCATCGCTCTCCACCAAAAGTGGCCTCACCCTAAGGGCTTTTTTGGGGGCTTCTTGGGCTTTGTGGCCGTGTCACCGCGCGGTGTGATCGTGCTCACGGTGTGCACCCTGCGCTCTCCATAGCTTGCGGCTGTGATCAGGAGCGGCTGGATGAATCGGTTCGGTTTCGTTTTGGCGGCGATGGTGGCCTTGCTGCCGCTGGCTCATGCAATCCCCGCTCAGTCGGGCCCTGCTCAGACGGTGTCCGCCTGTGGTTCTTCCGGTGACTTCCTCGTCCCGCCGCCATCGGGTTCCGGGAGCGGCGTGCCGCTGGGGCGTCTGGTGGTGCGGGATGGCCGTGTTGACCAGCGGGTTTGGCAGCAGCCACAGCAGCGCTGTGGTCTTGCCTTCAAAGGCGTGTTGGGCCAAGAGCAGCAGGGCTTGGCGTTGGGTGCATTTCGTTATCGCCTTCTGCCTGATGAGCAGGTGCTTGTGCTCGAATCGTGGGCTCTGTTCGGGCCGGTTGGTCGCGCTTACTACCGTCCCGAGCCGCGTCAGCAGAAGCCGCTTCCCCTTCAGACCCTGCAGCGCTGGGAAGAGCAGTGTCTCGTGCAGGCCAACTACCGCCCGGTGGATCTGGCGCCCATCAAGGGCCGCCCCCTGCACTACCGCCTTGTGAAGAACGGCTGGGTTTATCGCGTCAGCTGGGATGCACAGCAGCTGCGGTGCAGGACCGGTTCGCTTGGGCGACTCGAGGAGGGCCCGTCGCCCCTTGTCTCTTCCCATGGGTTTCGGCTTGAACAGGATCAGCTGATCGAAACCGTTCGCTTGGGCGGCTCTCGGGGTGCCAGTGCCCGTTACGCAACCCGTCGCTACCTGCCGGTCACCGCTGACAACCCACAGAAGGAGCGCTAGAACATTTGTATTGATAGAGGTGTCTGGTGAGCGTTGATCGTGCTGCTCGTCCCCGTCCGGACGCTTTGGATGTCCCGCCGGTGTTTCTCAGTGTGCGTCCTGGCGATTTTGTGATTGTGGCCAAAGCCACGCAGGTCGCCCTGCACGACGACGGCGATTGGTGGATGGGGCAGGTGGTGTTTTGCGAGGGCGGTGCCCGAGACCCCCGGGTGAACAGTCTGTTTCAGATCGCGGACGTGGACGACGGTTGCATTCACTGGGTCAATGCTGACCAGGTCACCCATGTGCTCCATGGGATGGACGGTCTGATCGCCTAGCGCCTGGGGGTGGCCCGTTGCTGGAGCCTTGGGCGCCAGCATGGACGCAGCAGCAGCGCCCTGGTGGTGGATCTTCCCTTTGGTTTGATCATCGAATCCTCCGCGGATGGGCGATTGCGGGTGGGCCAGTCCCCGTCATTGGGGTCGCCCATCGCGCTGCGTTTTGACGACAACGGTGAACTCCAGCCTGTCGCGACGGCTGGCAACGGGGAGGAGGAGGTCGGGGCTTCCGCCAAGAATGCTGCGGCGCTGATTGAGCAGGCCTGTCGCTTTGATCGCTATTCCGCTGCGCTGCGGGCGATCGAAGAATTGCTGGCGCTGCAGCTGGAGGCTGGGGTCAAGCATCTGCAGCGAACGCAGCAGGAGGGCCATTCCCAGGGGCAACGGATGCTGCCGATCCTGGCGGCCCAGAAAGCGGCCAAGCGTCAGCTGCATCAGGCGCTCGTTTTGCTGCACGGCGATGAGCAGGCCGCGACGCGTTTTGCCGTTGGGATCAAGTCGCTGTGTTCGAACTACAGCGAGGAGATCGAGCTCTGCATTCGTGTGCTGGCGGCTGTGGAAACGTTTCTGGTGCGGGCCGGAACTTGGTTCGCGGCCCAGGCCATGGACCAGTGCTTGGACTCTTCAACGGTGGCGGCTTTGGTCACCTTCAGTGCAGCAGGCTCGCAAGCCAATGCAGCCAGGGGGCTGTTGCAGGACGCTTTGCAGTATTGGGAGTGAAATCCTGCAAGTCGAGCGGCCTGAGGGGCTGGCATGGCGATCGGTTGCCCCGCCTGGTGGCCATGGCCAACCTGTGATCAGCCGTTTGCGATGTCATGGCCTCGGATCAGGATCAAACACTGATGCGTGAGGCGATCCGGCTGATGCGCGACGCCGGTGTGGTGAAGAAAACAGGAGGGCCTTTCGGTGCTGTGGTCGCTAAGGACGGAGAGGTGGTGGCAGCAGCAGGAAACAGTGTGGTGAGGGATCTTGACCCCAGTGCTCACGCAGAGGTCAACGCGATCCGGGCGGCTTGCAAAAAACTTGGAACCTGGGATCTCAGTGGTTGTGTGATGTACACAAGCTGTGAGTGTTGTCCAATGTGTTACGCCACCGCGTATTGGGCTGGGATTCGCACGGTGTTCTATGCCGCTGCATGGTCGGATTACAGCGATTTGTTCTCGGATCAGGCGATCAATGAGGACATGCAACAGCCCAAAGACAAGCGCGATATCAAGCTCATGCAACTTCTTCAGGGTGAGGCCTGTGAGGTCTGGAAAGAATTCCGTTTGCTCCCTGATGGGGCGCGTTACTGAATGCTATGGCTCCGTTGAGTGATTCCGAATTGTTTGATTCGGGTCATTTTGTGTACACCATTCATAGTGTGATTCCTTGCGAGAGTCGGCAGTCATTTGAAGACTTTCAGCGTGAAATGAATGAGGTCGCCAATCGTTTTGAGGGATACCGCGGTCAATCCATTTCATTTCAGGAAAAAGAGGATGGCCAGCATGTGCTGGCAACAACGCGGATTGTGTTCGAGGCTCTGGATCAATGCCTGCATTGGCTAGACAGTCCACAGCGACGGGGGTTGTTGCATCAGGCTGAAACCTTGATGAATTATCGCTATCAAGGAACTCTTGAGGCGGATTCCTTTGATCAGTGGATTCAGATGAGGCAGCCTAAAAAGGTTCCGATCTGGAAGGTCAATCTGCTGGTTTGGTTAGCGCTATATCCCTCGGTAATGTTATTAACGGTTTTTGGCAGCTCTAGCCTTGGTCGATTGCCTTTGCCATTGAATATGTTGATTGGCAATCTGATCACTGTTCTGCTGACCGGTCATTTTTTGGTTCCATGGCTTAGTCGTCTTTACGGGAATTGGCTTCACTCGCAGTCTCTCCGCCTGGCTTGGCTTGGGACTGTTTCGGTGTTTGTGATGCAGGTCGTTCTTCTAGGCCTTTTTTCATCCTTGCCTGGGATGTTGTGAGATGTTTCGTTGCTCAGGTTTCAAGTGCCCTAGCTTCTCCAATCGAGATTGTTGCGGGCATACTTTCCTGAGCACATCGCTTCTTGAAGCCGTGTTGTCTTGCAACCTTGCCGTGATGCGCTGCAGATGGTCTGCTTCCCCTGTCAGTTGTTTGCCGATGTGAGCTAGGTGCAGGTTGGTCAGGCTCTTGGTGGGATGGTGATCCGCGCTTTGATCGCATCGGTCTGGCTTGGGGCTGCGCCACTGATGGCTCAGCCGAGCCCCCCTACGAGTAACCCGGCTGCATCGCAAAAAGCTCCTGGCACCGGGGAGTTGGGGCGTTTGTTGGGCCTGCCTGCTGATGGTGCTCTGCGCATCAGCGGTGTTTGGGTTGGCAATGGCACCTCCCAGTGGGCAGGAGGTGTGTCCGACCAGAACGGCGTCAATGGTGCTCAGGAATTCCTGCTGGAAGCGAGTTTGGATCTGGGTAAAGCCATCGGTCTGGATCACACCTGGATCTGGGTTCAGGGTCTGCAGGTGAACACCACAAGCGATGCAGGTTTGGTGACAGGCAGTGTGCAGGGGTCTAACAGCCTCACAACACCACCACCTTGGAATCGTTCGGAATTGTTTGAGTTCGCGGTCCGCAAGGATTTTTGGGATGGACGGCTCCGTTTGATTGCAGGAAAGCAGTCAGCCAGTATCACGTTTGCCAACATCAACCGCCCTGATCAAACGACAGACCCTCGTTATCAGGTGGTGAATCTGTGGTCTGCCAAGACAGCGTTCCCACCAATTGCTTTGCCGAACTGGGTGCATGGGGGGTGTATGCATTGCTGACTCAGCGTTTGTCCAGTTTTCGCCCCGAGCAAGACAGCAGTGGGATCACGAGTTTTCTCAGTGCTGGATGGTCGCCATCGATCAGCAATCACATGGGTGCGTCTGTCACGGCCGGACTCACGGCGATTGGGCCTTTGGAAAGCCGCCCGAATGACAGCATTGGTGTTGGCCTGGCCTGGGCTGAGATCAACCGAACTCAGCCATTTCTGGAGGCTGAGTTCAATGCCAATGAGTTGATGTTGCAGGGGTATGTGCAAGTCGCTCTTGCTGACTGGCTGTATCTGCAACCCACGATCACCGTGCTTCCTCTGGTGGGGGATCGCGATGCTGAGGATGACTCGCTGAGCGGCTTGCTTCAACTCACGATGCTGTTTTAAGTGGACGGTGAGTTTGGCCGATTTCTATTGTTTTCTAGGCATTAAAAAACCCAGTGCATGACTGGGTGAAGTGGAGAGGATGGGAAGAGCCGGGGTGGCTCTTGCTCCTTGATTACTTGATGTATTCCTTGAGCACCCCGTTGCGGTTGGGGTGACGCAGCTTGCGCAGCGCCTTGGCTTCGATCTGGCGGATGCGCTCTCGGGTCACATCGAAGATCTGGCCGATTTCTTCGAGGGTCTTCATCCGACCGTCGTCGAGGCCGTAGCGGAGGCGCAGCACATCCCGCTCCCGTGGGCTGAGGGTGGCCAGCACCCCTTCCAGGTCTTCCCGCAGCAGGTTCTTTGCCACGTCCTGTTCTGGATTTTCGATGTCGGCTTCGATGAAGTCACCCAGGCGGGAATCCTCTTCCTTGCCGATCGGGGTTTCCAGAGAGATGGGCAGCTGGGCGCTCTTGGCGATGAAGCGCAGCTTCTCGATGGTCATCTCCATCGATTCGGCGATCTCTTCTTCCGTCGGCTTGCGACCGAATTCCTGGCTGAGCACCTTGGTGGTTTTCTTGATCCGCGAGATGGTCTCGTAGAGGTGAACCGGCAGGCGGATGGTGCGCGACTGGTCGGCGATGGCACGGGTGATCGCCTGACGGATCCACCAGGTGGCGTAAGTGGAGAACTTGTAGCCCTTCTCGTGGTCGAATTTCTCTGCGGCGCGGATCAGGCCGAGGCTGCCTTCCTGAATCAGGTCCTGGAAACTCAGGCCCCGGTTCATGTATTTCTTGGCGATCGACACCACCAGGCGCAGGTTGGACTGCACCATCTTTTCCTTGGCCCGACGGCCCAGCATCAGGCGGCGGCGGAATTTGATCAGGGGCATTTCCACCAGGGCTGCCCACTCCTTGGTGTCCGGCTCACGGCCGTTATCACTTTCAAACTGGGCCGCCAGTTCTTCAAGCAGCAGAAGATCGGCGATTTTGCGGGCCAGCTCGATCTCTTCATCCGGCCTCAGCAGGCGGATGCGACCGATTTCTTGCAGGTAAACGCGAATGGAATCTTCGGTGTAAACCCCTTTCGGTCCCACCTTGATGCTGGCCAGAGCTTTGGCCCTGGCCTCTTTTTCAGCGGCAGCTGACGCTGGTTTGTTAGCAGCTGGTTTGGCCACAGCTGCTTTGGCGGTGTCAGCAGGCGCAGCCTCAGCCTTAGCAGCAGTTTTTGAAGCGCTGCTCTTGGCGGTTGTGGATTTGGCTGCAGTGGCCTTCGCGGTTGTGGTTTTGGCTTTGGCAGTTTTGGTTTTGGTGCTGCTGGCCTTGGTGGTTTTCTTGGCGGGCTTGGCTTTACCGTCTGCAGCGGCCAGAAGTTCGTCTGCAGCCGCTTTCAGATCCGTGTCTTTGGGAAGCGCAGCTGCACGGGTCCGAGGTGTGCGGGTTTTGGCCGCCTTGGCCGCTTTCTCTTCAGCAGAGGGCTTCACCGGCTTGGCCTTACCACTCGAATCAGCGAGCATCACGATGGATGGCTTGGCAGCGGCTTTGGCCTTAGTTTTGCTCGCAGCAGGACTCATAACGTCGAGAAGGTCAGCAGGGTTAGCGGTAACGACGGCTCCTGCCGAAACCAAGTTCGGCAGCAGGCCAGTTCAATGCAGTTCAGGCGTGCTTCAGCACCGAATCCAACGAGAAGCGGTGACGCAACTGAATTAACAAGGCTTGGCTGGTGTCTGGGACTGACGCAGGGCTGTCAGGGGCGTTCTTAGACCGGTCGACCGACGTGGGATGGATCCCTGGTTCGAGCTGCGCGTCTTCCCTCTGGACGGAACTCTGCTTGTTCCGACAACAGCGTAAAGCTGTCCAACTTCTCTATCTTAAAAAAAACTTGCGACACCTGCAACTCCACCTTTGTAGCGGTCGTGGGAGGCGAAGGTGACCACTGTGCTTCCGACCGGGCGGATGATTGAGGTGGATGTGTGGCTGGAGGCGGGCCGAGACGGGCGTGCATTCAGCTATTGCGACCGCCAGCAGCTCGGTGTCGGTTTGGGGGATTTGGTGCGCGTTTCCCTGCGGGGCCGCCCTCTCCAGGGACTGGTGATCGCCTGCCGCGAGCAGGGCGACGCGTCGATCGATCCCAAGCTGCAGCCGGTGCAGGCCGTGATTCAGGCGGCTGCCGTTGACCCGGCCTGGCGGACCTGGCTGGATGCCATGGCTTGTCGTTGTCATACCAGCCCGTTCCGGATGTTGAAGGCGGCGCTGCCCCCCGGTTGGCTCGGGCAGCGTCCCAGGGCTCCGGTCGCAGAGCGGATGCGCTGGTGGGTGTCGGTGGTGGCGGCAGCGGGCCCAGACGCGACCGAGGCTGCGCTCCCCAGGCGGCAGCAGGACTTGTTTCGCCATCTCCAGGATGCAGACGGTTGCTGGCAGAGCCAGCTCCAGATGGAGGGATTCGGTGCCCACCTGATTCAGGCGCTGTTGAAGCGGGGGCTGGTGCAGCGCGAGCAGCGACCCGCATCCAGCGGCGATCAGGCGGACGCTGCTCCTGCTGCGCCATTGGAGGAGCCTCAGATGCTCACCCCTGAACAGCAGCAGGTGGTGGAGGCGTTCTCCTCGCAGCCCGATGGGGGCGGAATGCTGCTCTGGGGCATCACGGGTTCCGGGAAAACGGAGGTCTATCTGCAGCTGGTGGCTCGGGAGTTGGCAGCGGGTCGCCATGCCCTTGTGCTCACACCGGAGATCGGTTTGATCCCGCAACTCGTTGACCGTTGCAGGCGGCGCTTCGGCGAGCGGGTCGTTGAATATCACAGTGGTTGCAGTGATCGGGACCGGGTGCGCGCTTGGCGCCGTGCTCTTGATGCCTCCCAGCAGGGCAGTGGCCCCCTGGTGGTCGTGGGAACCCGTTCCGCCGTGTTCCTGCCCCTGGCGCCTCTCGGGCTGATCGTGCTGGATGAGGAGCACGACAGCTCCTACAAGCAGGACTCACCGATGCCCTGCTATCACGCCCGAGACCTGGCCCTGGAGCGGGTGCGCTGTATGGGCGGTCGGGTTCTGCTAGGCAGCGCGACCCCCTCGCTCGAAACCTGGACACAGCTCTCTCCTGCAGGCCCTCTGGCCCTGGCACGCCTCACCCGGCGGATTTCTCAGCAGGAGCTGCCCCCGGTGCATGTGATCGACATGCGCCTGGAGTTGGCTGATGGCCACAAGCGCTTGATCAGTCGCGCTCTGATGGACCGTCTGGCCCAGCTGCCCGAGAGCGGTGAGCAGGCCGTGGTGCTGGTCCCCCGGCGCGGTTACAGCAGTTTTCTCAGCTGCCGTAGTTGCGGTGAGGTGGTGATGTGCCCTCATTGCGATGTCGCCCTCACCGTTCACGGCAAACAGCCGGGGCGGCAATGGTTGCGTTGCCACTGGTGTGACCACCGCGCTGAGGTGGAATCCCGCTGCAGCCATTGCGGTTCCACAGCCTTCAAGCCTTTTGGTGCCGGAACGCAGCGGGTGCTGGAGCGGTTGGCGGACGAACTCGAGGGATTGCGGTTGTTGCGGTTTGACCGCGACACCACTGGTGGTCGCGATGGCCATCGCCGCCTGCTGGAACAGTTTGCGGCCGGTGAAGCGGATGTGCTGGTGGGAACCCAGATGCTCGCCAAGGGGATGGATCTTCCCCGGGTCACCCTGGCGGCGGTGTTGGCTGCGGATGGCTTGTTGCACCGTCCGGATCTGCGGGCCGGAGAACAGTGTTTGCAGTTGCTGTTGCAGCTGGCGGGTCGGGCTGGCCGCGGCGAGCGTCCCGGCCAGGTCTTGGTGCAGACCTATTCCCCCGATCACCCAGTGATCCGCCACCTGGTGGATGGCCGCTACGAGCGATTTCTTGAAGAGGAGGTGTCCTTACGACGGGAGGCTGCACTCGTGCCGTTCAGTCGCGCCTGTCTGTTGCGTCTCTCCGGCGAGTCGGCCGCGGCGACGGCCACGGCTGCCAGCGTGCTGGCGGAACAGGTACGCCCGCTTTGTGCGGCTGCCAATTGGTGGTTGCTGGGGCCGGCTCCTGCTCCGGTGGCCCGGGTGGCCGGTCGCAGTCGCTGGCAACTGCTGCTGCATGGGCCAGCCGGCAGTGCCTTGCCCTTGCCCCCCGGGACGGCGCTCTGGGATTCCCTTCCCTCCGATGTGGCCCTGGCGGTGGACCCTGACCCTCTGCAGTTGTGAGGTGTGCGGCCACGCGCGTGGCCGATGGCAGCTAAGACGGCAGTTCTGGATAGCCGAAGCCCAACTTGAGACGGATCTGCTGCAGCACCAGTGTCAGGGCCAGCAGCAGCACCACCACCACGCTGCCCAGCCCGAGGGGGCTCCAGTGCCAGCGGCGCACAGTCAGTTGATTGCGGCTTCCCGCTTGAAGGGGCCACACCAGCCGGCCGTGGTCGACCGCGGCGGGCATGGGGTTGCTGCTGGAGTGGCCTGATCCCGGCAGGGGCGCCACGCTCACGCTCAGT contains these protein-coding regions:
- the priA gene encoding primosomal protein N', producing MIEVDVWLEAGRDGRAFSYCDRQQLGVGLGDLVRVSLRGRPLQGLVIACREQGDASIDPKLQPVQAVIQAAAVDPAWRTWLDAMACRCHTSPFRMLKAALPPGWLGQRPRAPVAERMRWWVSVVAAAGPDATEAALPRRQQDLFRHLQDADGCWQSQLQMEGFGAHLIQALLKRGLVQREQRPASSGDQADAAPAAPLEEPQMLTPEQQQVVEAFSSQPDGGGMLLWGITGSGKTEVYLQLVARELAAGRHALVLTPEIGLIPQLVDRCRRRFGERVVEYHSGCSDRDRVRAWRRALDASQQGSGPLVVVGTRSAVFLPLAPLGLIVLDEEHDSSYKQDSPMPCYHARDLALERVRCMGGRVLLGSATPSLETWTQLSPAGPLALARLTRRISQQELPPVHVIDMRLELADGHKRLISRALMDRLAQLPESGEQAVVLVPRRGYSSFLSCRSCGEVVMCPHCDVALTVHGKQPGRQWLRCHWCDHRAEVESRCSHCGSTAFKPFGAGTQRVLERLADELEGLRLLRFDRDTTGGRDGHRRLLEQFAAGEADVLVGTQMLAKGMDLPRVTLAAVLAADGLLHRPDLRAGEQCLQLLLQLAGRAGRGERPGQVLVQTYSPDHPVIRHLVDGRYERFLEEEVSLRREAALVPFSRACLLRLSGESAAATATAASVLAEQVRPLCAAANWWLLGPAPAPVARVAGRSRWQLLLHGPAGSALPLPPGTALWDSLPSDVALAVDPDPLQL